The Setaria viridis chromosome 6, Setaria_viridis_v4.0, whole genome shotgun sequence genome contains a region encoding:
- the LOC117860043 gene encoding uncharacterized protein, with translation MVDVDRRMAGLTPAAHAAGLRRLSTRAAAGPSSASASPRHGLHSFAPVAAAVLAHLRASGVAVLPGLTELELARAEAEMGFAFPPDLRAVLAAGLPSGPGFPDWRSRAGLRSAFDLPIAAASLQIARGALWPRCWGPRPADPDRALRLARSAIRRAPLLVPLFDRCFLPCRPCLAGNPVFFVTDDRVLCCGLDVLHFFTRDSCFQPTLDPRAPLPLSGEAPAATPCTRRSLDAACGGKAPRWIEFWSDAASDRRRRDSSSSEASTASSLSSGCASPPPPPRRSRTPHWVDTYLDRLGSVLRQGGWRDTEVTEMVEGAASGMFDGEEAAAPPEADPDAVLDALLLKADRCSDSLRRAGWSSEDVSDALGLDLRRCKERPRPAVQIPPEIAVKVERLARSVARRP, from the coding sequence ATGGTGGACGTGGACCGCCGGATGGCCGGCCTGACACCAGCGGCGCACGCGGCGGGGCTTCGGCGCCTGTccacgcgcgccgcggcggggccctCGTCAGCGTCGGCGTCCCCGCGGCACGGCCTGCACTCCTTCGCCCCGGTCGCGGCCGCGGTGCTGGCCCACCTCCGGGCCTCCGGTGTCGCCGTGCTCCCGGGCCTCACGGAGCTCGAGCTGGCGCGCGCCGAGGCCGAGATGGGGTTCGCGTTCCCGCCCGACCTccgcgccgtcctcgccgcgggGCTGCCGTCGGGGCCCGGGTTCCCGGACTGGCGCTCCCGCGCCGGGCTCCGGTCCGCGTTCGACCTGCCCATCGCGGCGGCGTCGCTCCAGATCGCGCGGGGTGCGCTGTGGCCGCGATGCTGGGGGCCGCGCCCCGCCGACCCGGACCGCGCGCTGCGGCTCGCGCGCTCCGCCatccgccgcgcgccgctgctCGTGCCGCTCTTCGACCGGTGCTTCCTCCCCTGCCGGCCCTGCCTGGCGGGCAACCCGGTGTTCTTCGTCACCGACGACCGCGTCCTCTGCTGCGGCCTCGACGTGCTCCACTTCTTCACCCGCGACTCCTGCTTCCAGCCGACGCTCGACCCGCGGGCGCCGCTGCCGTTGTCCGGCGAGgcgcccgccgcgacgccgtgCACGCGCCGCAGCCTCGACGCGGCCTGCGGCGGCAAGGCCCCGCGCTGGATCGAGTTCTGGAGCGACGCGGCGTccgaccggcgccgccgcgactCGTCCTCCTCGGAGGCCTCCACCGCGTCGTCGCTGTCCTCCGGGTgcgcgtccccgccgccgccgcccaggcgGTCCAGGACCCCGCACTGGGTCGACACCTACCTGGACCGGCTCGGCTCCGTGCTGCGGCAGGGCGGGTGGAGGGACACGGAGGTGACGGAGATGGTGGAGGGGGCGGCCTCCGGGATgttcgacggcgaggaggcggcggcgccccccgAGGCCGACCCCGACGCCGTGCTCGACGCGCTGCTGCTCAAGGCCGACCGGTGCTCAGACTCGCTCCGGCGCGCCGGGTGGAGCTCCGAGGACGTGTCGGACGCGCTCGGGCTCGACCTCCGCCGGTGCAAGGAGCGGCCGCGCCCCGCCGTGCAGATTCCTCCGGAGATCGCCGTGAAGGTCGAGCGGCTCGCGCGGTCGGTGGCGCGGCGCCCCTGA